DNA sequence from the Pelagibaculum spongiae genome:
ATCCACTTGCGACAACAACAAAACGAAAGCTTCATTTGTTATGAACGAATTAAGCGCTAGTCAGGCATAAAAAAACGCCATACTTTTGTTTTAACAAAAAATATGGCGCTGGCAACTCTAAGCTTTAATTCAAAAGCAACCAAATCTGGTTAACTGCTTTGCAAGCAGATCACTACCGATGCGCTATAAGACTTCCAGCTTATAGGTATAACGTATGAGCGTGTGTTTTGCGGCAAGTGAATTGCTGAAGGGTAACCTTCGACCACGACTGGAACGGATATCATAAACTCTTGACCAAACTCTCGCCGGGCATTGCCTGAAATGGTATTGGCAACTTCTCCAACAATATCAATAATATTGCCTTCAGATGTATCATTTTCACCAATACTCAACAGCAAGTGCTTCAGCAAAACTTTAGGCGCAGTAAAATAAACGCAGCCCTTGCTCGGGCCTGATACACCGATAATTCCAGTATAATCAAGCGCTGCTGGCTTAGTATTATCAATTAAGTACGGTGTCCCAACGTTTACTTCTTTATCGGAGGTATGTTCGAAATACCGAATAACACCATCAATAAAAACCTGTAACACTGCTTCAGACATCTAAATGCTCCGTCAATTCGATTAATGCTTCACTAAGCTGTTGCTCAGTAAATGGTTTAAT
Encoded proteins:
- a CDS encoding chemotaxis protein CheX — translated: MSEAVLQVFIDGVIRYFEHTSDKEVNVGTPYLIDNTKPAALDYTGIIGVSGPSKGCVYFTAPKVLLKHLLLSIGENDTSEGNIIDIVGEVANTISGNARREFGQEFMISVPVVVEGYPSAIHLPQNTRSYVIPISWKSYSASVVICLQSS